Genomic window (Magnolia sinica isolate HGM2019 chromosome 6, MsV1, whole genome shotgun sequence):
GGTTGTAAATGATTCCAAGATGGAGAAATGgaaacatgaaaggaaacaggATGCAAAGAGACTCACCAAATCCATAGCCAAATACCAACCAAAGAAAGTAACCATTTAATATACCCTTCCTATTTGATCTGTCGAATCTGCAGTGACAGTATAAGCCCATCATAAATACAAACGATTATTTGATTTTATGTATCTGTTTAACAAAAGTCCGCTGCAAATACAAACAGCAAGAAGTTGAACAACTACATCATCATATGAGGTTCTGAATGTTCTGATCATCAAAACTTTATATTCGAGTCTAAACCATGGTGAACATGGGAATCACAATCTTTACATCAGAATACCAAAAGCAGCTCAAAAGCAAAGCCTCACACCTTAATCATTCTGTCCCAGgcaaagaaaaatctcaaaactaATGCGACAATATCCAAACCAATCAGAAATCAATTTGACAATATCATGGAAATCTTACACCGACAAAGATGAAACAACAGCAGTAAGGTCAAACTCTGATCAGTAGCATGCATACAATGATTAAGACTCCAAAGTTTTCTACCTGGTTTTAGAGGCAAGGAGACTAGTGGCTgtaccattcatttttttttaaatttcatacCTATGGGAGTTACGATATGTTTTTAACTGAGTTAACTGAGAATGCCAAGTTGTCAAGCAATTCAAATTTCTCCTTGTAATCTCCATGCtgattattcaaaaaaaaaaacataaaatgttTTATGGAGGAATGGCCAAATACAGCCACCAGAATGCTCATCATGCTGCTACGTTTTCCCCACCAATGTGTCCTATGAACAGGACAAGTGAGCCATGCAAAAGGTGAGACTATCATGGTGATcacctggtgcaaaaatcaggctgatccacttgccaaatggaccacaccatttcaTGATTTCTGCACCAGGTGATCGTCATAATTGTTCCTGCCTTCCAGATAACAATGACAGAGTTacaatcactacaagaaaataggcctttagccataattttttagcctcagttgaaaaaatggaggctaaatgtgtcttttagcctcggttgcaaaggaactgaggctaaaagttcatctttCGCCTCAGTTGTacaggaaccgaggtgaaaagtctaccttttagcctcaattgcataggaaccaaggcgaaaagtctaccttttagccttagttgcataggaaccgaagcAAAAATTCtacctttgatactctggcagaatgtgatggatgatacgcaggcgcttAGAAATTGTATAAATGGCATGCCTGTAATTCAAATTAATTGGTGTATGGtgatatttgattatttgactagattggtggacatttattggatgttaaatgaatggattagtagtttaaataaatattttaaaaaaataaacatttttagcctcaatttgtaactaaggcttggatttagcctcggttgttgagaattaaggctgaaattcccgtggctaaaggctctagccttggttgttgagaactgaggttaaaaatagatttagcttcaattggaggcaattgaggctaaaatttggatttagtctcagttggaaacaatggaggctaaaattttgatttagcctcatttcgagaaaactgaagctaaaaaggttcttttagcttcacttgaagaactgaagctataaaagtcattttagcctcagttgctaaaactgaggctaaagcctttagccacggaggtttcaaccttggtttggataattgaggcaaaactgaggctaaaggttttagcctcagtttttaacctttttagccttagttttgaATCGAGGCTAAAGCCTCCTTTTCTTGTAGGTACCTATATGAAAATGAAACCAGCAAACCTAGAACCCTAGTTaggtaaaatttcaaaatttcctaaaccctcgaCACCTAATAATCTTGATTTCTCTAATtttcccaaaaccctaaaaaccaAAATTTGCAAAGTTCTCGAATTATCCACTTACCCTAACACCTAATTtctcaaaatccccaaattccctGAACCACATCTCCCAATGTTCCAATATCCTTTATCCAGTCTGTAGCCATCTTTCAACACTTTTCTCATCTAAAACCCTCACTTCAATATCAATCCAAAACACAATTTGAGCCTAAACTTTAAATATACAATCTGCAAATAGTTTCAATTCTTAGAAAATCTACAAATAGTCTAGTGTCATCCGCAATAGAAATAGTCTAATTTctggtgtagggacgaatgtcatgAAGATGGGATATAGTACCAGTCAtgtgattggaagcacccgaatcaaagaaccatgtagaagatggggatatacctgacataccggccgtaGAAAGGGCATGAACGATTTGTTGGAGCATTGCAAGaaggtgatgaaagaccttcaacAGAAACAGTAGATTCAAAATCACTAATAGATAGCTCGGAAGAAATagtagcagcagtagcagaaagagcacgaccacggccacgaccacgaccaccacgtctacggtcgaaagaagatgcataggcacgtgtttagcagtcctgaataccatgaccagtccgtcgacaataagcacaccattctttgcattgagcgacaacatgactcACCGTGTTGCAGCTGCAACAAGTCAATGGGGTAGAACCACGTGTTGGTGCAGTGGTGgacactaggggtgcacacggttcggtatGGTCCGGTTTTagggtgaaaccagaaccgaacTGTTCCCTACGGTTCAAGGATTTTTGCAACTGGAATcggaccattagcaccctagaacaTGACTGTGAAaatcggttcggttccggattggTTCCACGGTCCTGGGCATCCTGGTGATTGGGAGTCTAGGacgccgagagagagagagagagagagagagagagagagagacctagtGATGCATGGAGAGGGAGGAGAGAGCAGACGGATGAGATTTCATCAGGACCCAGGTCCCATGAGAAATATTGACCATCCATCTCTGACGCCCTTCTCCATTTCCCTACGGGAACGGTGTCGGATCGATCGAGGGGCACGCTTGAAGATCATTGTAGATTCCTCTAAATGAGGCTTTTCAATCTCGACCTATACTCGAGCTTTgatttctgacaagtggggccataaatcagtaatccagaccattttcCAAATAAAATGTTCCTGTAGATGGACGATGGCCCAAAACAATCCCAAACTGGGAAAGTCTGTCCGCCAATATCAGGCCTCTTTTCAATTAAACAGCGAGCACAGCTGTTTATCTCTTTTCAACCATTTATATGTATGGTACATCAGAAATGCGAAATTGTCATATCCAAGAGAGATTGAAAATGGTCCATCTAAAGTGAGGCCCATCGTACTCAAGGTCTGGATCACGGAAACATGGTCTGACATATtactgatgtcttaaatctgatgcCATTGAAAAACCACTCTAAGAGACGTCGATGCTTCCACAGATATTCGATGCTTCCAAAGGAGTTAGGATTTTTTATTCTTTGTTTTAAACTAAAGCTCGAATCCACGGTTCATGTCACGGTTTGGGTAACGATTTGGATTAACAGTTCGGTTCACGGTTCGATTCGGTTCTACAGGGCCCTAAACCGGAACCAATCCGTAATCAATGGTTCtgtaaattttggaaccggaaccggaccaaaccggaccaatccaacggttcgatgtgcacccctagtggacacagcaagcaccatattaGATGATCCTGGAGttaaggaaggaagagagagaactttcagtcattgttcctcagccaataaatcattaataaccgaattcaataaaggagtagggctacgattcaagagagcagcccgacaatgctcaaatttcggacacagtttcataagaaattgtcaAACTTgtgcactctcgcgcatagtttgaaaaatcttaaagtcatgagaaaatgttggatccatcatagccatctctatCCAAAtggtgacaattttggagtaaaatgattgaatactgtcatcaccttgagtaaggttaacgagatcctgttccaggcggtataaccgggccgcattactctgttgataaattgtctggagatgttcccacattgccttagcagtacgatgaggtgtgaggctaacagcaatggaccgatcgacccaATCGAGAATCTAAGTAATAATCCGctcattgttcatttcccaatcagctaatttgtcggTATCTGTGGAAGTGAGGATAGAAACAGATCCATCAATGAGTTCCCATAAgccacgacccttgaggaagttctgaaaatggatgacccatagagaatagttggtaccatcaaaactacaacgtggggcctctgtaTGGGATGAGTTCTTGTCCGTTGATCTGAAGTAATTGAAAGCATgcaaagagttgcagcagaagaaggtGTTAGATGTACCGTATagcaggagatacccaagggaTTGTAGTTTCTGGATCTGGCAGAATAACAATAGATCTGGATCGGGAGTTGGAATAACAACAGGGGCACTGGACCTAGAGGAATAACAACAGATCTGGATCTGGAGGAATTACAACAGatctggatttggatctggaaTAACAACAGGGGCTCTGGATCTGGCGAAATAAAAACAGATCTGGAACAGTAACAAATCTGGAACAGATATCGGACGAGTAGATCTGGAATAGAGGCCGAATGAGCAGATCTGGAACAGAGATCGGACGAACAGATCTGGAACAGAGGCCGGGCGAGCAGATCTAAAACAACAACAGATTTGGAACAGAGATCGAAGAGCAAAGGGGCATTGTACGAGCAGAAGGGCCGAACGAGCAGTTGGGCTGTACGAGCAGAGGggtcggacgacgcaggggcACTAGACTAGCAGACAGGGGTGGCCGGACAATGCAGGGGCGGTCAGACGAGCAGGGACGGTGGTCGaatctgacaggtggtgccggtTTCGGATCAGTgaagctttgataccatgtaaattGAGAGGAACTGAAAGTTTTtctatatttgagacaacccaaaggggttgaatatataaagattacaatcatctatataaggaaaataataaaaacataatcctctacctatggaaacgaactatataaggtatactagctatacaaggtatgtgagtctGTCTAACAAAACCAACCACTTATCAGTTATCACCATAAGTTTGCGAGACCTCCAGTGACTGTTGGATCTCCTCCATTCGAAACCGTTGTGGCACAGATCGACGGCAGCGGTGGAATGCTCTGTGGGTGGCGAAATACATTGTTCGGATCGATGATTGTCTTTGCCAACACCAACCGATCGTAATTCCCCAGGAAATACTTCTCTCCCCAAGATCTTGAGATCTCTACCGCGTCTCCATTGTTCACCCTCCAATCTATTGAGCCAAGATCAAGGTCCACATGATTCACATATGCAGCCCTTGGATTCTTCGATACAAACGGCGTCATATAGTTGTATAATTCACGTAGCCATTTGACAAAAACATGGCTCTGTGAATCCTCCTCCATATCCCAAGTTATAACATACTCAAAGGCGAACAAATTCCCTTCTCTGTGTGGGAACGGAATCGCATCACTCCTTATCCGAGCCATTGCTGCACCCTGACCATTCAATGCGATGAACGCGTGCGGCTCCTTCTGTAACCTCTCAAGGACGTCAGCAAACACTTCGAGTGGCATCGTGGCCCTCACAAAGTCGCTCTTTGACCTAAAACCCAACTTATGTGGTTGAGTTCTTGATTTTAGTTGGACAGCTTTTTCGAATCCAAGCATGTAAGCAACCGCTTCCATCCAACTCATTTCTTTGCATTCTTCAACAGCGACATCTAGTTCGGAGAAAACTATGGTTCCCGATGAGATGGCGGCTGACTTGGGTCCCAAGTACAGACCATAGAATTGTACCCAGATTTCCCCGTCGGGCCTAGCACCGGCTAGGATCGTTACTGAGAAATCTTCTACTAGTTCCGGTGCGACATATTGAAATCTATGCAATAGCTTTGCTGCATCAGGTAGATGAACTGTTTTGTTGAACGAGATGGCTGTTACGATTTCTGGGACCAGAACCAATTGGATCTTCCATGAGTAGATTGCGCCGAAGACCCCACCTCCTCCGCCTCGTATGGCCCAGAACACGTCCTCTCCCATCCCTTCCCGGTCCAGTATCCGTCCATCAGCATCGACTAGAATCGCATCGACCACATTGTCTGCTGCAAGGCCATACTTCCTCGTCAAGGTGCCCGACCCCCCACCGCTGAAGTGCCCGCCGCTCCCAACGGTGGGGCACCACCCGGCCGCAACGGCAAACGAGCTGCTCAACTCACCAACAGCGTGGTAGATTTCGCCAATCAACATGCCTGATTCGACCCAAACAGTTTGAGAGTCAAGATCGACTGAGATTCGGTTTAGGTTCATCAAATCGATTATCACGAATGGGGTGTCGGCGACTGATGATAGCCCTTCATAGCTGTGGCCCCCGCTTCTTATCCTGATTGCCAGTGACGCTTTCCGGGCGCAAACAATCGTGTCCGCCAGCTGGTGTTTGTTCTCTGGCAAGATAATGGAGAAAGGTTTGAGGAAGGCGGGACTTTCAAACAGTGGGTTTTGCAGGGTGTGCTGGAGGAAATGGTTGTACGTGGGAGGTGAGGAGGAGAGGGTTGTGAAGTTGCTCACCCCAGTGTGCGTTAGACAAGAAAGGAGATCTTCACCAAGGGCGATTGTTAGAAAGGATACGAGTAGATTGAGAATGAAAATAGGGTTATTCTGATATTTTTCCATTTCCAACTCTGGTGAAATGAATACGAGGGAAGGGAACTCACCGACAGATTTTATGACCCGGCAAGGAAGCCGCTCCTATTTTTATCCTTGGTTGGACAACCAATCTGCGCTTCCGCAGCAGGTTGGAGGCACTATTTTATTTTGATAAGGTTGGTTTAGGCTTATGAGTCCAGATTCTCTTATCAGGTTAACAGaaaattcctgataccctaattcccattggtccacgtcaccactccctagaaaaataaaaaaaataaaaaacagcttcggacgccaaaccattagggcccgtttggccggtcggattggatggtattgggagggattggaggtcaa
Coding sequences:
- the LOC131250007 gene encoding reticuline oxidase-like, translating into MEKYQNNPIFILNLLVSFLTIALGEDLLSCLTHTGVSNFTTLSSSPPTYNHFLQHTLQNPLFESPAFLKPFSIILPENKHQLADTIVCARKASLAIRIRSGGHSYEGLSSVADTPFVIIDLMNLNRISVDLDSQTVWVESGMLIGEIYHAVGELSSSFAVAAGWCPTVGSGGHFSGGGSGTLTRKYGLAADNVVDAILVDADGRILDREGMGEDVFWAIRGGGGGVFGAIYSWKIQLVLVPEIVTAISFNKTVHLPDAAKLLHRFQYVAPELVEDFSVTILAGARPDGEIWVQFYGLYLGPKSAAISSGTIVFSELDVAVEECKEMSWMEAVAYMLGFEKAVQLKSRTQPHKLGFRSKSDFVRATMPLEVFADVLERLQKEPHAFIALNGQGAAMARIRSDAIPFPHREGNLFAFEYVITWDMEEDSQSHVFVKWLRELYNYMTPFVSKNPRAAYVNHVDLDLGSIDWRVNNGDAVEISRSWGEKYFLGNYDRLVLAKTIIDPNNVFRHPQSIPPLPSICATTVSNGGDPTVTGGLANLW